In Nicotiana tabacum cultivar K326 chromosome 21, ASM71507v2, whole genome shotgun sequence, one DNA window encodes the following:
- the LOC142175290 gene encoding uncharacterized protein LOC142175290 → MKTVGEPAVTVPKTRKEYSDADWKSIEKNFRAKKILVCGNGPDEYNKISACQSAKEIWEVLQTTHERTTQVKQSKINMLTTEYELFRMKNDESIQDMHTRFASIINELHSLGEIIPRNKLVRKILSVLPSSWESKEDLGRVKNDLEKSLKWTWSSDTITSMFTSNGGNMKNLVPTENQVFVEKVTTAKEPAFSIKKRVLPTWTKKMKESNQKWYMDSGCSKHMTGSIDDLLSLKALQGGSVSFGNSKKGYILGVGRIGKTLTHSIENVYYVNGLKYILLSVSQIFDKGNKVEFLSKPCTVTNLVTGEVVLLAKKFKNIYVTDFESLHNGDLTCLSAIDDDAELWHRRLGHESFSLLNKLVKKDLVRGLLESRFKGHKVCDACVRGKQVKSSFKPKKRIQVKMSHNVVSIRSDHGIEFDNAKSDECCAENDISHNYLAPRTPPTKWYCGEEKYDS, encoded by the exons ATGAAAACTGTTGGCGAGCCAGCAGTGACAGTTCCAAAGACAAGGAAGGAGTACAGCGATGCTGACTGGAAATCCATAGAGAAGAACTTCCGAGCAAAAAAGATTCTCGTCTGTGGTAATGGACCAGATGAGTACAACAAAATCTCTGCCTGTCAATCTGCCAAGGAGATCTGGGAAGTTCTCCAAACAACACATGAAAGAACAACTCAAGTCAAGCAGTCAAAGATCAACATGCTCACCactgagtatgaactcttcaggatgaagAATGATGAGTCCATTCAGGACATGCACACTCGATTCGCCTCTATCATCAACGAGCTCCACTCTTTAGGAGAGATCATTCCAAGGAATAAACTTGTCAGAAAAATACTTAGTGTATTACCTAGTTCCTGGGAAAGCAAA GAAGATCTAGGCAGAGTTAAAAATGACCTAGAAAAATCTCTAAAGTGGACATGGTCCTCTGATACAATCACTTCCATGTTTACAAGCAATGGTGGGAACATGAAG AATTTAGTCCCAACAGAAAACCAAGTTTTTGTTGAAAAGGTAACTACTGCTAAGGAACCTGCTTTCTCCATTAAGAAACGTGTATTGCCTACTTGGACAAAAAAAA TGAAAGAAAGCAATCAAAAATGGTATATGGATAGTGGTTGTTctaagcatatgactggaagcatcGATGATCTTCTTTCActcaaagccctgcaaggaggcAGTGTGTCCTTTGGCAATAgcaaaaagggatacattctgggagtagGAAGAATTGGGAAGACACTCACTCActcaattgagaatgtgtactatgtgaaTGGCTTGAAATATATCCTACTGAGTGTTTCTCAAATCTTcgacaaaggaaacaaagtggaatttttatcaaaaccctgcACAGTCACAAATCTCGTGACTGGTGAAGTGGTTCTGTTggcaaaaaaattcaaaaacatctATGTTACTGATTTTGAGTCCTTACACAATGGGGATCTTACATGTCTGAGTGccattgatgatgatgctgagttGTGGCACCGAAGATTAGGACATGAAAGCTTTTCATTGCTGAATAAGTTGgtcaagaaggacctggtccGTGGGCTGCTCGAGTCAAGGTTCAAAGGTCATAAGGTGTGTGATGCTTGTGTAAGAGGAAAGCAAGTCAAGTCCTCTTTTAAGCCCAAGAAACGA ATTCAAGTGAAGATGAGCCATAATGTTGTAAGTATAAGGTCTGATCATGGCATAGAGTTCGACAATGCAAAATCTGACGAATGTTGTGCTGAAAATGACATAAGTCACAATTATTTAGCTCCCAGAACACCCCCAACAAAATGGTATTGTggagaggaaaaatatgactcttga